Below is a window of Fluviibacter phosphoraccumulans DNA.
GGTCTCGGGGGCAGTTGCACTGGTTGCAGAAAAGTATCCCTGGATGACTAATAAAAACCTGTCGGTGACGATTTTGACGACAGGAACAACAGCGGCTACCCCAAGTGCAGTATGGGGGCGGGGTTTATTGGATATGAGTAAAGCCATCAACGGTCCAGCGATCTTTGAAGAAGATTTTGAAGCCAATGTTACAAGTGGTTACTCCTCAACTTTCAGCAACATCATTTCAGGGGCAAAAGGAATAAAAAAACTGGGTGATGGGTCGCTGACTCTCGATAAGGTAAATACATTTACTGGGAATACTTACCTCAATGGCGGAACGCTTGTTGTCAATGCAGAGAGGGGGCTTGGAAATACAAGCAATGCTTTACAGTTTGATGGAGGTACATTGAAATTTGGGAGCAACTTTGATTTAACACGCGCCCTGTCCTTGGGTGGCAACGGTGGGGCGATTGATCTCAATGGTCACACCAAGACGCAGACTTTTAATATCAGTGGTTCCGGCCAGTTTGGTGTCAAGGGCGCCGGAACCTTGACCTTGGACAGAGCCAATACACAGTCTGGCGGTATTGCGATTACATCGACAGCCGGCCAGGCGGCAACGGTCGTGGAAGTCCAAAATGATACATATCTTGGATTGAACGGCAGCAAAGTGAATCTAGACGGCGGCGAACTTGTGCTGCTTGACGGCTATGTCCCTGCAGCATCGGGAGCATTCACGCGTCCGTTGTCAATCGGACTTGAAAACGGACGCATTAACACCAGCAACAATGTTTTTGCATACACAGGTGGTCTGGTTGATAGCAGTGTCGCTGGTAATACAGCAGGCGCGTTGTATTTCAGTGGAACGCCATTTACGATGGGAGCTGATCTCAAACTTAATGCATTCTGGGGTGCGAATCTGACAGTGCCTACCGGAATGAAGTTGTCAGGCTTGGCCGGTGTTGCTTCGGGCTATACGCTGACCGTGAATGGTACCTATGCACCGGGCAACTCACCCGGCACGATGGAGTCCTATGGGTCGATCGTGCTTGAGCCTGGATCGGTATTGGCTATAGAGATTGACGGTACAGGTACGGAGAATGGAGCTGGCAATTATGACCGTATCGTTTTGCTTGATTCTACGGGCACCTTCACAGCGGGTGGTTCACTAGAGCCCACATTACGTGGAATAAGTTCACCAGGAACAAATACCTACCGTCCTTCTCTCGGGCAGGGCTTTCAGATCGTGACTGCGCCCGGTGGTATTCTTGGCAACTTTGCGACCTTCACCCAGCCGACTAGCGGCCTGCTGTCGGGCACGCAGTTTGATACGGTCTTTGGATCGACCTCGCTAAGTCTGTATGCCACCCCGTCTTCTTACAGCAATATTGCCGCCGCTGGGGTTGCCAGTAATAACAACCGCCAACAAATTGGTGACATCCTGCAACCGATTCGTCCAACACCAGGTATTCGTGAAAGCAACGCAACGCGCAAGCTTCTTTTTGATAGTCTGGCGTCACAAACAAGCAGTAGCCTGCCTGTTGCCATGGATCAGCTGGGAGGTGTCGGATACGGCCAGATCATCGGCATGAACTTCGAGAACAGTAAATTCCTCGCCAACCAGACCGCAGCAACCGTCGCACTTCATCGCCGAAATGAAGGTAAACATTTGGTGGCGGGTGATTCCGAGCAGACTCTGGGTGATGTTCAAGAAGAATTCTGGGGAACGGCTATAGCCCGCCTATCCGATTGGCGTCGTGATAACCTTGGTTACAACACTTATGATGTGTTGGGTGGGGTCATGGCCGGCGTCCAGAAACGATTTACCCCACAAAATCTAGCGGGATTCTCTATCGCCTATGCCGGTAGTAGCCCGACGATGTCTCAGAACATGGGTAGTGGCCCGATGCAAAACGTCCAGATCATGGGGTACGGTAGCCACGATCTTGAGGATGGCTTCTTCGTTCAGGGCACGCTGGGTGGTGGCGGTGGATCCATTAATGCCAGCCGTAACATCAGCATGATGGGGGCAAGCTACAAGGCATTGATTCAAACGGCTAATCTGGCCGGTTCTATGATGACTGGTTGGGGAACAGAGGTCGTGAACCAGATCCGCTATGAAACTGGTATCGGTGTAAATTATCTGGGCATGCGTCAGTTTGGTTTTAGCGACAGCGGCAACCAGAGTGCCTTCGCGCTTACGACCCAGAGTAATAATACGCAATCACTGGTTCCCAACTTAAGCGCCAGCGCCAGCATCCCGTTCAAGGCCTTGCAGATTGACTGGCGGGCTCAAGGCCTCGTTAATGTCGGCTATGAAACCGCCGATAACAAGATCACGCTCCAAAGCAATTTTATGGGTTCCCCCATTACAGTGGATAGCGGTAGTATCGGACGAACTCGTCTTAATTTAGGTCTGGGGGTGTCGGGTGCTGTTGGCCGAGAGACACGCATCGCTCTAGAGGTTGCCAATCAGTCTGCGCAGTACTGGAACGCCACGGCTGCCAATGTGTCGCTGCGCGTTGGTTTCTGAGCATGTACAAAATTAATTGAGATTGGCGCATGAATAAATTACGTCTATTCTTGACGGTGGTGATTGGGTGCTTGGCTAATCAGGCTTTTGCCGAGGGCACTCACGGCAGTCCAATAAACCCTGTTACATATACGCCCGGTATCACAATGAATCAATCGGTTCAGGCCGGAATTACGCCAGATAAGGCAGTCGCCATACTTCAGGCGGGTAACGAACGATTTCAGGCCGGTAAGCTTCTGAAGCGTGACCCCAAAAAACTCGTGCGCCAAATCGCTCCTGCTCAATATCCTTTTGCGAGCGTTGTGGCATGTACTGATTCACGTACAGCACCGGAAATTGTGTTCGATCAGAATATCGGTGATCTTTTTGTAACACGTATCGCCGGAAATATCGTTAACGATGACATGGTCGGTAGCCTTGAGTATGCTTCGAACTCGCTTGGTACACGAGTCATAGTGGTCATGGGCCATTCAAATTGTGGCGCCATTAAAGGGGCGTGTGATGGCGTTCAGATGGGTAATCTGACGGGATTACTGAGCAAGATCCAACCCGCTGTGGTCGCTGCCAGGACGCCGGGAGAACGCAACTCAAAGAATCTCGAATTTGTTGAGAGAAGTGGTTGGGCAAATTTGAACAGGGTGGTAAGTGGAAAGATCTGCTAATTTGACGGCTGAAGAAGCCGAGATAGGAAGCAGAAGATGGCAAGACGCCCAAGAAGGAATCACTCACCGGTGCTGAAGGCGAAAGTGGCCTTGGCAGCGCTGACAGGTGGACACACGCTGGCTGAGCTGGCGCAGAAGTTTGATGTGCATCCGAACCAGATCACCGAATGGAAACGGCAGCTTCAGGAGCAAGCGGCTGACGTGTTTGACAAGGGGGCCAAGTCAGAGCCTAGCGTTGATCTCAAGGCACTGCACGCCAAGATCGGGCAACTGACCTTGGAGAACGATTTTTTAGAAACCGCGCTCACACGGGTGGGACTGCTGAGCGCAAAGCGATGATCGACCGAACCCACGAACTACCCATCAACCAGCAGGCCAAGCTGGCGGGTATCAGTCGCGGCAGCGTCTATTACCTGCCAAGGCCAGATAGTCCGGAAGATCTGGTGCTCATGGGTCACATAGACCGCCTGCATCTGGAGCATCCCTTCATGGGCTCGCGCCAACTGCGTGACCAACTCCACCGGCTGGGTTACCCCCATGTCGGGCGGGATCGGGTGCGAGGCCTCATGCGGCGGATGGGTGTCGAGGCCCTGTTCCGCAAACCCGGTACCAGCAAGAAGCATCCGGGGCATACCGTCTATCCCTACCTGCTACGCGGTCTGTCGATCCGGGAAGCCAACCAGGTCTGGGCGCTGGATACAACCTATATCCCCATGGCCAAAGGCTTTGTGTATCTGACCTGCGTTATTGACTGGGTCAGCCGCAAGGTACTTGCCGCTAAAGTTGCTATCACCCTGGAAGCCTGTCACGCCGTCGATGTGCTCAATCAGGCCTTCGCCCGTTATGGGCGACCACAAATCGTCAACACCGATCAGGGCAGCCAGTTTACGGCCACCGACTTCGTCGAGGCGGTCAAAACCCAAGGCTGTCAGCTCAGCATGGATGGCAAAGGTGCCTGGCGGGACAACGTCTTTGTAGAGCGCTTCTGGAAATCACTGAAGTACGAACGGGTCTACCTGCACGCCTATGACTCGGTCAGCCAGGCTAGGGAGTCCATCATGAGTTACATCGATTGGTACAATCATCAACGAACGCACAGCAGTCTGAACCGTCAGACCCCGCATGAGGCTTATACCGCAATGCTGCCAGCGGTTCCTATGGCAGCGTAACTGAGCAGATCTTCCACTTATAAAACAGCGATGACTGTTCAAACAATCCCAACCACTTCTGATATACGTCAAAGTGGGCCACTTGGGTTAGATTCTTTCTAGATTCAGAAAGCTAAGAGTAGAGTGTACGTACCACTTAGATAGGAGGAGTGTATGAAACAGCTAAAGACCAAATCCATTGGTTTCATCATTGCAGTTCTTTTGGCTGCATGTGCGACAACGGGAGGTGCTAACTCAGCATATACCAAGGTTAGCGATGGCGTTTTGGTAGGTAGTAATGGTATGACCTTGTACACCTTTGCCAAAGATATCCCTGGATCGGGAAAATCTTCATGCAATGGTCAATGTGCGAGCAATTGGCCTCCTCTTTTGGTAGATGGAAATGCAAGTGTTCCTGATGGCTATTCTGTAATTGTTCGCGATGATGGAAAGCGGCAACTCGCTTATAAAGGTATGCCGTTATATTTTTGGGCCAAAGACAGCAAGCCAGGAGACAAAACAGGAGATGGTTTCCTGAATGGTGCTTGGCACGTAGTCAAGATGTAATGGTTGCGAAGCAAGATTGTGCCCTGTGGTTTTTTGGCCACAGGGCAACTTTTTACTCTTTCTTTGATTCTCTACAACATGCTAAGTTTTCTCAGAATCAAAAGAATTGCTCGATATGTACGTGGTTGAATTTTCCAAATTAGAGAATAGGGCCTAATGGTCGGTCGGATTCGAAAAAAACTTATTGGAAAATTGCCCAATTGTGAGGAAGTTACTCCTTTACTTGTTTGTCCGCTTTGCAACCGCCCGATCCCCGATTCAAAAAAGGATGCGCATCACCTGGTGCCTAAATCCAAGGGAGGGAGAGAGACCAAGTATTTGCATCGCGTTTGCCACCGGCAGATTCATGCCTTACTAACAGAGACCGAACTCGCAAAGACCTATAATCACGTAGAGGCACTGCTGGCCCACCCGGGAATTGCCCGCTTTGTTACTTGGGTGAAAACCAAACCTGATAATTTTTACGAGCGCACCCGTAAAAGCCAGCGCATTCGTGATTAAGCCTTTTATTGCAATATCGGTCAACGCGGGACATATACTCGTGCAATGGTCTACTCAAACAAACGATCTCATCACTACGGCTCCTGTGCGCTGTGCTGTTCTGATTACAGGACCAACACCCAAGCTTTCTTATGGGCTTCCATCATAAATGGTGCAGCTTTTTTGGCGATCTTTTCACTCATTGATTTTCCTGAATGTGTTAGAAGCTTTACGATTAAACATTAGAGTGCGTCTGGCAATTTAATATATCGATGGCCATACGGTGGACCGCTTAATGTCTGCGTTGACTAGTTGGTGGCAAAGGATGTTTCTCTGAAACAACCTTGTAGGTTTTGGCAAGTTTATGAACTCTGTCTCGGTCCTGACATTGCATAGCGTGTTCAATATCTTCGAGAACCATTTTATGCAGACAGACAATCCCCTCCTTGCTGGTTAGCAAGTTTTCACCTATGACTACGGCCACCGGCATCGGCACGTGCTCGTGCTCTGCAATAGCCTCGATTACGCATTCATGGAGACTACTGCATCCTACAAAATCTGTTTGTGACAGCATGATAGGTACCTCCTTGTATGAGAATGCACAAAGTTCATCTTTAAAAGATCTAGGGAACGCTCGCTGTGAGACAGACACTAATGGAGGCGTCGGTTGAGTTCATCGATCGCCAGAGCCCAGTCCCCATCGCCAATGATCTCTTCTTTCAGAAAGGCTCTCTGAGCTGGAGTCCATATCGACGCCCTGTATAAAGCGATCTCATTGGGCAAGGGATGATGCTGACTGATAAAAGTATCAATAGACGCGGGATCATTATTGAGCCCGAGCTGGGCAAAAAGATCTTCAAGGCTGAAATGAGCTTTACTCATGGCAACACTCCTGGGTGAAAGTAGATAACCAAGTAAAAAGGTAGGATACTTTCCTCGATAAGTCCAGAACAAGTTCAAGAACTTTTGGTTATAACGCCAATCAGAAAACATATACCCTTCAAGCGTTGTAGGTATTTTTTGGCACTTAGATTTAAGCAAGTTTATGGGTTCAATCAACCAAATTTTTTCGCATGGCACAGCAAGTGCACATCGATAAGCAGTTGATCTGAATGCAGCGACTGTGTTGTCTTTTCTAAAACGCAGGCCCAGATGGCGTTGTGAAAAGGGAAGGCCACTCAGCACCAAATGATTGGCAGTTCAGAGTAGCCGTGAAATTTTTTCTAAGCCGCAAAAGCATTACCGCCTGCAGTCAGTAGTATTCATTGAATCCATTTGTTATAGAACACCCTGAATTTTATTCATTCACAACAGGTGCTGCACTGCCCCATTGAACACGCCCGCCTTAACTCAGGGGAGGGTTACCTCTGGCAAAGTGCTTGAAGTCGAGTTGCCGAAATTTTTGTGAGTCTATTGCGATGCCTTAGGGGTAAAGGGTTTTCGCCAAAGTGGTGCAAGTACCCATAACGCCAGCAACGGCCCGGGTAGCAGTAACCAAGCGATATACATGCCGACGCTACTTACTAGCGCAGTGCCTAGCTGGATTGAAACCATCCCAATGGTGAACCCGATGGCGTTCTGTAAAGCCAGTGCACTGCCCACAATATCAACGGGCGCGGCTTTTGCCGATAAAGCTGAGAATTGCGGAGAGTCGGCCACCACCGTGGCTCCCCAGAAAAGCAGAAAGGCAAGCAGCCAGCCTGGCTGGTCAACTGGTAGCAAGGGAAATAGTGTGCAACAGATTACTGAACCCGTTAAAGCAATGGCAGCAATCCGAGCGCTGCCAAAATGTTGGCTGAGTCGGCCACCAAGGATACAACTGATGGTGCCGATTCCTACGACCAGAAATGAGATACCGGATTGCTCAGGTGTGTTGGGTTGCGTCAGGCCGCTAACAACGATTAGCGCTGGTACTATTGTCCAGAACGCATAGACTTCCCACATATGGCCAAAATAGCCAAGCGCAGAAGCGCGAAACTGAGGAATCGTAAATGCTGACAGCACGTGACCCAGCCGCATGCCTGATTTTCCAGGATGGCGTTTGAGATGGGGGCCATCCCCCAAAAAGCAGATCATGGCGGCCGCGACAACAGCGAGGATGGAAGATATCAGAATTGATGATTGCCAGGACCAATCCTCGCCAACAAGGCGTATTCCATGTGGTAAGGCTGTTCCCAGGGTCAACATACCGACCAGTTGAGCTAGGGTTTGACCAGCGCGTTCGGGAGCCCAGCTAACAACCATTTTCATCCCCAGCGGATAAACACCCGCCAGCGAGAATCCAACGGCAAATCGCCATAGCAAGCCACTGGAAAGCCCATCGGCAGTAAGCGCAAAGAGCGCATTAAAAAGTGCGCCAAAGAGAGCAGAGACCGTAAAGATGCGGCTGGCTTCGAAACGGTCGGCCAGCCCGCTGAGGGAGAAGCTCAGGGTGCCGATAATGAACCCAAGTTGGACTGCATTGGTGAGTAAGCCGATGTCTGCTTCGCTAATGCCCCAGGACTGCATGAGGTTGCCAGCGGCGCTGTTGGCTGAGAACCAAAGCGAAGTGCCAAACAATTGGGCTATTACGATTATCAAGACTGGTGAGTTAAGAACTCGCATCGTCCTATGCTACAGCAAACATTCTGGCAGGATTCTTATTGAGAGGATGATTGGGCTATTAATTGACTAAGGTGTACTAGACTCAATAAAGAAGGTTATGAATCGCTCTCGAAACATTAGACAACTTGAAGCCCTGAACTTAATTCTCTAAGGGGGTGTTAGGAGGGGGAAGTGATAGGCGAGATACCACGCTATACCCGTTAAATGATGAAATGCACCCAGTATCCAAAGTCATCATGAGGGCGAAGCCGATAACTAGACCAATAGTCGCGAAGCGCTGGTTACCATTCCGGTGCGTTTCAGGAATCACTTCATTGGACACCACAAAAATCATCGCTCCGGCGGCAAGGCCGAGGCCAACAGGGTAGGCAATCGCAAGGCCGCTCGAGAGCGTGATACCCATCACAGCGCCAAGGGGTTCCAGCAACCCCGTCATAGAAGCGATGATGACGGATTTCAGTCTACCGTAGCCAACGCTCCGTAATGCCATCACAACAGCTAGGCCTTCAGGAATATCCTGCATTGCGATTGCAGATGTCAGCGGAACACCGACCTGAAGATCACCTTGGGCGAAGCTGACGCCAATGGCCATACCCTCTGGGATATTGTGAAGAGCAATCGCCAGGACAAAGAGCCAGATGCGGCTGAGACGACGCGTCTCCGGACCGTAGGTGCCCGTGTGAGTGTGTTCGTGAGGCGTAAATTCGTCCATGCCTACCATGAGCATAACGCCGATGGCCATACCGGCAACTACCGTCAAGGCACCAAGGAGGGCGTTTCCCGTCATGGTCTCGGCAGCCTGGAGGCCCGGCAGGATAAGTGAGAACGAGCTTGCGGACAGCATCATCCCGGCTGCCAGACCCAGTAAACTATCCTCAATTTTCTGTGGCAGACTTTTGAGGAAATAACCAGGAATCGCGCCTACGGTGGTCATGGCAAATCCGGCAAAACCGCCCCAGAGCGCGTAGCGTATGGTCGTCGTGTGCTCTCCTGTCAGAATATCTAGTAATCCTGTCAGAAGAAGAGCGAAAATCGTGATGCAAGAAACCCCCAAACCAATAGAAGCAAATGGGTGGTTATTGATGTGCTGGCTTAGTGATCCAGATTTCAAGGAGCTTAGTAACATTGCTCCAATTGTAAGAGATAAGCAAAAATTGTCTATTGGCAGCAAGGTTGATGGGGAGTGTCGGTATTGGTACGCTTGTGTTGCCTTAAGTGGGTTAACTTCTTGATAGTAAGTAGACATTGCCTGGAGTCGAAATGAGCTACTACACATTGCAGACTGTTCGTCATATAACTCATTGGGATGACAAGCTTTTTAGTTTCCGTTGCACCCGTGATCCGGCTCTGCATTTTGAAAATGGCCAGTTTGTTCTGATCGGCCTGATAAATGGTGATCGTCCGTTGCTGCGGGCTTACAGTTTCATCAATGCTGACCATGAGCCGGAATTGGAATTTCTGAGTATCAAAGTACCCGATGGCGCACTTACGTCAAAGCTTCAGCTTATTCAGCCAGGGGATGAAATTGTGGTCTGCAAGGCGGCTAAAGGCTCACTCGTACTGCCGGATCTCAATCCCGGCAAACGACTTTTTCTGCTTGCTACAGGCACCGGGTTAGCCCCTTTTATCAGCATTCTGCGAGGAGGAGAGGCATGTGCAAGATTTGAACAGGTTGTTTTGGTGCACGGCGTAAGGCGTGTAAGCGAGCTGGCTTACGCTGACGAGCTCAAAGCCTTTGCCACAAATCCGGGTTGCCATTATTACCCTACCGTCACACGTGAAAATTTTGAACACCGAGGGCGGATACCGGACTTGATTAAATCTGGACGTCTCTGTGCTGATCTCGGGCTCGCTCCGCTGGATCCATCTAATGATCGCGTCATGATCTGTGGCAATACAGACATGCTAAAAGAGACACGTACTCTGCTTGAATCTTTGGGTTTTATTGGGTCGAACGCTAAAGGTAAACCCGGAGATTTTCTCGTGGAGAACGCTTTTGCAATCCAAAAACCGCGTTGAAGTATTGGTCGAGTTTTACTCATCAAGGACTGATCTTTAATGCTGGGGAAATGATGGTCGGGCACTTTAAGCGAAAGCCTCTCGGGAAGTAGCGATCGCTTTCGACATCTCAAAAAAAAGTTGTCCACTGTGTGGGAAATTCATTTCTGAAGGTCAGCAGGATGCTCACTAAGATGCTAACCATCTGGTACCGAA
It encodes the following:
- a CDS encoding ZIP family metal transporter; this translates as MSTYYQEVNPLKATQAYQYRHSPSTLLPIDNFCLSLTIGAMLLSSLKSGSLSQHINNHPFASIGLGVSCITIFALLLTGLLDILTGEHTTTIRYALWGGFAGFAMTTVGAIPGYFLKSLPQKIEDSLLGLAAGMMLSASSFSLILPGLQAAETMTGNALLGALTVVAGMAIGVMLMVGMDEFTPHEHTHTGTYGPETRRLSRIWLFVLAIALHNIPEGMAIGVSFAQGDLQVGVPLTSAIAMQDIPEGLAVVMALRSVGYGRLKSVIIASMTGLLEPLGAVMGITLSSGLAIAYPVGLGLAAGAMIFVVSNEVIPETHRNGNQRFATIGLVIGFALMMTLDTGCISSFNGYSVVSRLSLPPPNTPLEN
- a CDS encoding HNH endonuclease, which gives rise to MVGRIRKKLIGKLPNCEEVTPLLVCPLCNRPIPDSKKDAHHLVPKSKGGRETKYLHRVCHRQIHALLTETELAKTYNHVEALLAHPGIARFVTWVKTKPDNFYERTRKSQRIRD
- a CDS encoding ferredoxin--NADP reductase; amino-acid sequence: MSYYTLQTVRHITHWDDKLFSFRCTRDPALHFENGQFVLIGLINGDRPLLRAYSFINADHEPELEFLSIKVPDGALTSKLQLIQPGDEIVVCKAAKGSLVLPDLNPGKRLFLLATGTGLAPFISILRGGEACARFEQVVLVHGVRRVSELAYADELKAFATNPGCHYYPTVTRENFEHRGRIPDLIKSGRLCADLGLAPLDPSNDRVMICGNTDMLKETRTLLESLGFIGSNAKGKPGDFLVENAFAIQKPR
- a CDS encoding MFS transporter: MRVLNSPVLIIVIAQLFGTSLWFSANSAAGNLMQSWGISEADIGLLTNAVQLGFIIGTLSFSLSGLADRFEASRIFTVSALFGALFNALFALTADGLSSGLLWRFAVGFSLAGVYPLGMKMVVSWAPERAGQTLAQLVGMLTLGTALPHGIRLVGEDWSWQSSILISSILAVVAAAMICFLGDGPHLKRHPGKSGMRLGHVLSAFTIPQFRASALGYFGHMWEVYAFWTIVPALIVVSGLTQPNTPEQSGISFLVVGIGTISCILGGRLSQHFGSARIAAIALTGSVICCTLFPLLPVDQPGWLLAFLLFWGATVVADSPQFSALSAKAAPVDIVGSALALQNAIGFTIGMVSIQLGTALVSSVGMYIAWLLLPGPLLALWVLAPLWRKPFTPKASQ
- a CDS encoding carbonic anhydrase, yielding MNKLRLFLTVVIGCLANQAFAEGTHGSPINPVTYTPGITMNQSVQAGITPDKAVAILQAGNERFQAGKLLKRDPKKLVRQIAPAQYPFASVVACTDSRTAPEIVFDQNIGDLFVTRIAGNIVNDDMVGSLEYASNSLGTRVIVVMGHSNCGAIKGACDGVQMGNLTGLLSKIQPAVVAARTPGERNSKNLEFVERSGWANLNRVVSGKIC
- a CDS encoding IS3 family transposase (programmed frameshift), which encodes MARRPRRNHSPVLKAKVALAALTGGHTLAELAQKFDVHPNQITEWKRQLQEQAADVFDKGAKSEPSVDLKALHAKIGQLTLENDFLGNRAHTGGTAERKAMIDRTHELPINQQAKLAGISRGSVYYLPRPDSPEDLVLMGHIDRLHLEHPFMGSRQLRDQLHRLGYPHVGRDRVRGLMRRMGVEALFRKPGTSKKHPGHTVYPYLLRGLSIREANQVWALDTTYIPMAKGFVYLTCVIDWVSRKVLAAKVAITLEACHAVDVLNQAFARYGRPQIVNTDQGSQFTATDFVEAVKTQGCQLSMDGKGAWRDNVFVERFWKSLKYERVYLHAYDSVSQARESIMSYIDWYNHQRTHSSLNRQTPHEAYTAMLPAVPMAA
- a CDS encoding DUF2789 family protein, with protein sequence MSKAHFSLEDLFAQLGLNNDPASIDTFISQHHPLPNEIALYRASIWTPAQRAFLKEEIIGDGDWALAIDELNRRLH
- a CDS encoding S8 family serine peptidase → MKKLATFILGAFSLGVSHAEFTPGNEYNNQPGLATINAKSAYDQGYSGNGVKIGIVDSGIDTSHVEFTNAISAALGWTRKSDTSLLDDQWVSTTGTSNFSSFLNDKNADGSTINGHGSFVSSIAAARLNDSPRSGNIMGVAYNAKLVIGQMIFNQCDKDAQGNCRTNSDGSIIYKAYGLNDAQSAQAINYVVNQGVKVINNSWGVSPSWGNTMTQSANAFVADQPQTTAALINAVDKGAVVVFAAGNESIAWPGAPATLPSVNASLLNKGGWIVVAATTNRGLDASGQIEMAQYRTNLVGPAQPTDYYTNYCGGAKNYCISAPGGFVNPGATGADVGMSGALAGTTDSYEKGNGTSYAAPVVSGAVALVAEKYPWMTNKNLSVTILTTGTTAATPSAVWGRGLLDMSKAINGPAIFEEDFEANVTSGYSSTFSNIISGAKGIKKLGDGSLTLDKVNTFTGNTYLNGGTLVVNAERGLGNTSNALQFDGGTLKFGSNFDLTRALSLGGNGGAIDLNGHTKTQTFNISGSGQFGVKGAGTLTLDRANTQSGGIAITSTAGQAATVVEVQNDTYLGLNGSKVNLDGGELVLLDGYVPAASGAFTRPLSIGLENGRINTSNNVFAYTGGLVDSSVAGNTAGALYFSGTPFTMGADLKLNAFWGANLTVPTGMKLSGLAGVASGYTLTVNGTYAPGNSPGTMESYGSIVLEPGSVLAIEIDGTGTENGAGNYDRIVLLDSTGTFTAGGSLEPTLRGISSPGTNTYRPSLGQGFQIVTAPGGILGNFATFTQPTSGLLSGTQFDTVFGSTSLSLYATPSSYSNIAAAGVASNNNRQQIGDILQPIRPTPGIRESNATRKLLFDSLASQTSSSLPVAMDQLGGVGYGQIIGMNFENSKFLANQTAATVALHRRNEGKHLVAGDSEQTLGDVQEEFWGTAIARLSDWRRDNLGYNTYDVLGGVMAGVQKRFTPQNLAGFSIAYAGSSPTMSQNMGSGPMQNVQIMGYGSHDLEDGFFVQGTLGGGGGSINASRNISMMGASYKALIQTANLAGSMMTGWGTEVVNQIRYETGIGVNYLGMRQFGFSDSGNQSAFALTTQSNNTQSLVPNLSASASIPFKALQIDWRAQGLVNVGYETADNKITLQSNFMGSPITVDSGSIGRTRLNLGLGVSGAVGRETRIALEVANQSAQYWNATAANVSLRVGF